One Sagittula stellata E-37 genomic window carries:
- a CDS encoding sensor histidine kinase, giving the protein MLTSLSGRFLFLTVIFVMLAEVLIFVPSIARFREDFLESRLERAQIASLALLADDMLSEELEAELLDNAGVFNVVLRRDSMRQLVLTSPIPGEVDVTFDLREASAWDLMRDAVYRLIVGEPAIIRVIGAPSRDAGQLIEVTMDTAELRTAMVDYGLRILVLSAAISVITALLLFLAVRRLMVRPIKSVIGHMMRYAEAPEDARRIIAPSARVRELREAEQALQAMETQLTQALRQKERLAQLGGAVARVSHDLRNILTSAQLFTDRIEMSEDPAVKRMAPKLVNSISRAVSLCENTLAFGRAEEPAPSLTLFNFAELTNEVLEAERLAIGDSDLSLSEDVPASLMIRGDPEQIYRALANLVRNARQAIIATGKPGEISVAAWAEDDAWIVNVTDTGPGLPPKAKEHLFQPFQGGARKGGSGLGLPIVAELIRGHGGTLTLKSSDESGSCFEIRLPMGGMT; this is encoded by the coding sequence ATGCTGACCTCGCTCTCTGGCCGTTTCCTTTTTCTTACGGTGATCTTCGTGATGCTGGCCGAGGTGCTGATCTTCGTGCCGTCGATCGCGCGGTTCCGTGAGGATTTCCTCGAGTCCCGGCTTGAACGGGCGCAGATCGCCTCCCTGGCGCTGCTGGCTGACGACATGTTGTCCGAGGAGTTGGAAGCCGAACTGCTGGACAACGCCGGAGTGTTCAACGTCGTACTCCGGCGCGATTCCATGCGGCAACTGGTTCTGACCTCGCCCATCCCCGGGGAGGTCGACGTCACTTTCGACCTGAGGGAAGCCAGCGCATGGGATCTTATGCGCGATGCGGTCTACCGGCTGATTGTCGGCGAACCGGCGATCATCCGGGTTATCGGCGCCCCGTCGCGTGACGCGGGCCAGTTGATCGAGGTGACCATGGACACTGCCGAGCTGCGGACAGCCATGGTGGATTACGGTCTGCGCATACTTGTCTTGTCGGCGGCGATCTCTGTCATCACCGCACTTTTGCTGTTCCTTGCGGTCCGGCGCCTGATGGTGCGCCCGATCAAGAGCGTGATCGGCCACATGATGCGCTACGCGGAGGCCCCCGAGGATGCCCGCCGGATCATTGCGCCCTCGGCCCGCGTCAGGGAGCTTCGCGAGGCGGAGCAGGCACTTCAAGCAATGGAGACCCAGCTTACCCAGGCCCTGCGCCAGAAAGAGCGGCTGGCGCAACTGGGCGGCGCGGTGGCTCGGGTCAGCCACGACCTGCGCAACATTCTGACCTCCGCGCAGTTGTTCACCGACCGGATCGAGATGTCCGAAGACCCGGCGGTGAAGCGCATGGCGCCGAAGCTTGTGAACTCCATCTCGCGCGCCGTTTCCCTGTGCGAGAACACGCTTGCCTTCGGCAGGGCGGAAGAACCGGCTCCGTCGCTGACGTTGTTCAACTTCGCAGAGCTGACAAACGAGGTGCTGGAGGCCGAGCGTCTGGCCATCGGCGACTCGGATCTCTCTTTGTCGGAGGACGTGCCAGCCAGCCTGATGATCCGTGGCGATCCGGAGCAGATCTACCGCGCGTTGGCCAACCTCGTCCGCAACGCGCGGCAGGCGATCATCGCGACCGGCAAGCCGGGCGAAATCTCCGTTGCCGCCTGGGCGGAGGACGACGCCTGGATCGTCAACGTGACGGACACCGGCCCGGGCCTGCCCCCCAAAGCGAAAGAGCACCTTTTCCAGCCGTTCCAGGGCGGCGCGCGCAAGGGCGGATCGGGTCTCGGCCTGCCGATTGTGGCGGAACTCATCCGGGGCCACGGCGGCACGCTGACCCTCAAGAGCAGTGACGAGTCCGGGTCGTGTTTTGAAATCCGTCTGCCGATGGGGGGTATGACGTGA
- a CDS encoding dihydrolipoyl dehydrogenase family protein — MQKLTCDILILGAGSGGLSVAAGASQMGADVILLEGHKMGGDCLNYGCVPSKALIAAADRAHMMGRLSDYGIANVTPDVDYAAVQNHVAGVIAQIAPVDSQERFEGFGVRVIRAYGRFVSPTEVEAGDYRIAARRIVIATGSSPLVPPIPGLDRVPYLTNETLWSLDSCPDHLLIIGGGPIGMEMAQAHRRLGAKVTVLEGAKALGREDPECAARVLEAMRAEGVDVIEDANVTRVSGSGEEGGVSVVLEDGRDIAGSHLLVAVGRRANTENLGLEVAGIETTPTGIKVDAALKTTNRKVYAIGDAAGGLMFTHVAGYHAGIVVRSAVLGLPAKASTTHIPRATYTRPELAQVGMTEAEARTAHGDSLEVARFDFGHNDRLVAERSAQGFIKTMVVRGRPVGVSIVGPQAGELANFWSMVIANNLKMSAVSAMVSPYPTVGEINKRVAGAYFSPRLFENETVKTVVRLIQRWLP, encoded by the coding sequence ATGCAAAAGCTGACATGCGACATTCTAATCCTCGGGGCCGGGTCGGGTGGCCTGTCCGTTGCGGCGGGTGCCAGCCAGATGGGGGCTGACGTCATCCTGCTGGAGGGCCACAAGATGGGTGGCGATTGTCTGAACTATGGCTGCGTACCCTCCAAGGCGCTGATCGCGGCGGCCGACCGGGCCCACATGATGGGGCGCCTGTCGGACTACGGCATCGCGAACGTCACGCCGGACGTGGATTACGCAGCGGTGCAGAACCACGTCGCGGGTGTCATCGCGCAGATCGCGCCGGTCGACAGCCAGGAACGGTTCGAGGGGTTCGGCGTGCGCGTCATTCGGGCCTACGGCCGGTTCGTCTCACCGACCGAGGTGGAGGCGGGGGACTACAGGATCGCCGCGCGGCGGATCGTGATCGCCACCGGGTCTTCACCGTTGGTGCCGCCCATCCCGGGTTTGGACCGGGTGCCGTACCTGACAAACGAGACGCTCTGGTCGCTGGACAGCTGCCCGGACCACTTGCTCATCATCGGCGGCGGCCCGATCGGGATGGAGATGGCGCAGGCGCACAGGCGGCTTGGCGCCAAGGTGACCGTGCTGGAGGGTGCCAAGGCCCTGGGCCGCGAAGACCCCGAGTGTGCTGCCCGCGTGCTGGAGGCGATGCGTGCCGAAGGCGTCGACGTGATCGAGGACGCAAATGTCACGCGGGTTAGCGGCTCAGGAGAAGAGGGGGGCGTTTCGGTTGTCCTTGAGGATGGCCGGGACATAGCGGGCTCTCATCTTCTTGTCGCGGTGGGCCGGCGCGCGAATACCGAGAACCTCGGCCTGGAAGTCGCAGGGATCGAGACGACGCCCACCGGGATCAAGGTCGACGCCGCGCTGAAGACCACCAATCGCAAGGTCTATGCCATCGGCGATGCAGCCGGCGGTCTGATGTTCACCCATGTCGCGGGCTACCACGCCGGGATTGTCGTCCGCTCTGCCGTGCTGGGGCTGCCCGCCAAGGCCTCGACAACGCACATTCCGCGCGCCACCTACACCCGCCCGGAACTGGCGCAGGTCGGTATGACAGAGGCCGAGGCCCGCACCGCGCACGGGGACAGTCTGGAGGTCGCGCGCTTCGATTTCGGCCACAATGACCGGCTTGTCGCCGAGCGGTCCGCGCAGGGCTTCATCAAGACGATGGTGGTCCGCGGGCGACCGGTGGGCGTGTCGATCGTCGGACCTCAGGCCGGGGAACTGGCGAACTTCTGGTCGATGGTGATTGCCAATAATCTCAAGATGAGCGCAGTTTCTGCGATGGTTTCACCCTATCCGACGGTTGGGGAGATTAACAAAAGGGTGGCAGGCGCTTATTTTTCCCCCAGATTGTTCGAAAACGAGACCGTGAAAACGGTTGTTCGCCTGATCCAACGTTGGTTGCCCTGA
- a CDS encoding TVP38/TMEM64 family protein, whose product MSEMTDPRGRAAGLKRHLPLILIASVALIGVFTLRDTLSFETLADNREALIALRNDHFVLIAAAFVLIYVAIVAFSLPGAAVASITGGFLFGLLGGTILNVAAATTGACLIFLAARAGLGEMLSAKMDASEGRLAKLRDGLRENEISVLFLLRLVPAVPFFVANLLPALVGVRFRNYLITTALGIVPGAIVFTWIGVGVGEVFDRGETPDLSLLWEPHVIGPILALCALAALPMIIKAVRGKREI is encoded by the coding sequence ATGAGCGAGATGACAGACCCGAGGGGCCGCGCGGCCGGACTGAAGCGGCACCTTCCTCTGATCCTGATCGCATCGGTGGCGCTGATCGGTGTCTTCACGCTGCGCGACACGCTGAGTTTCGAGACGCTGGCCGACAACCGTGAAGCGCTGATCGCATTGAGAAACGATCATTTCGTCCTGATCGCCGCTGCCTTCGTGCTGATCTACGTGGCTATCGTCGCCTTTTCCTTGCCGGGCGCCGCAGTGGCGTCGATCACCGGGGGGTTCCTGTTCGGGCTTTTGGGCGGCACTATTCTGAACGTGGCCGCCGCCACCACGGGGGCCTGCCTGATCTTCCTTGCTGCGCGGGCCGGGCTGGGCGAGATGCTGTCGGCGAAGATGGACGCATCGGAGGGACGGCTTGCAAAGCTGCGCGACGGTTTGCGCGAAAACGAGATCAGCGTGCTTTTCCTGTTGCGGCTCGTGCCCGCCGTGCCCTTCTTCGTCGCAAACCTCTTGCCGGCACTGGTCGGAGTACGTTTCCGCAACTACTTGATAACGACCGCATTGGGCATCGTTCCGGGCGCCATCGTTTTCACTTGGATCGGCGTTGGCGTCGGAGAGGTCTTCGACCGGGGCGAGACGCCGGACCTTTCGCTTCTGTGGGAGCCGCACGTGATCGGCCCGATCCTTGCGCTCTGCGCGCTCGCGGCCCTGCCGATGATTATCAAGGCGGTGCGTGGCAAGCGCGAGATCTGA